The following nucleotide sequence is from Salvelinus namaycush isolate Seneca chromosome 23, SaNama_1.0, whole genome shotgun sequence.
tgctcctgaacaagttagttaacacactgttcttaggctgtcattgtaaataagaatttgttcttaactgacttgcctagttaaatatatatatatatatatatattttaaatatggTGACATTGCTTTGTAGTTCAAACACACACGCCTACCTTCATGACTGTCTCAAACATTGGGATGAGGACAAACTTGATGAATCCGATCTGGGCAGTGGGCTTGGTCACTTTGTCTCTGTCCATAAACGGAGCCACCGGCAGCCCTTCAGTCTTCTCCCTGTCACTCTGTCCATTCCCGAGACAGGAGGGTTtgcacatgtcactccactcgtTAATGACATCATTCTAAATGAACAGACTCATCCTGATGAAGGCCAAGACGGCACCCGAAACACAATTGATTTTTACCCTTATAAATAAAGCATGCGCCACTTCAAGAGTGACAGCTGAGCCTGTTTTCACCCCATAATTCCAATCAACACATTACTAGACTCATTATTATTAGACTTTATTATTATTCGACTCGATCGAGGTCACCTGCATGAAATACTCCTCCAGCAGACAGTCCACCCAGGGTTCGGCCACCTCGGTAGGCCGGACCTCGTTGGAGATGTCACAGCATTTGATCAGAACCATCTTCAGCTGCACACATACGGACAAGGCATAAAGAGACCTTTTGGCCGTGCGTTATGTCGACACCAACCATAGTTTTTATCATTGGCTAGCGAGTTTGACTTTCCAGGAAAGGTCTACTTGTGGTAAAAGGCTTCGGAGCGCTTAAGATTAACACAGGCACTTTTATCTTAGAACCCTCTGGCTTTATTCTATAGGATGGACAGGACTGACGTCATGAAACCGACATCAGTGTGCCACAAACAGTTTAGCTGTCCCCATATCGGGCTTGAACCAGTGATCCTCCGCTCGCAGACACACGTGAACGACCGCCTTGACAACGTACCAACCGTTGGAGCTATCAAAAAAAGATCTAATTTGACAGCTCCATCAGTGGCATTTCAAGAAAGCTGTGGAGTGAGCTTCCAGTACATTCTTATCTCCATTACAATCACATGATATCACCAGTCCACTATTCAAAGTCTTTCTTGGGTATGCCCTATTTTTCCATCCCTGTCTTTGTTACTGAGCACCCCTCCTGCTTTCTGTTGTTTGCTGAAGTGCTGAGGCTATACCTGAACAAAGTTTTCCCTATTTGGCACCTCttgatatacagtatacacagacAGTTGATGCCGTGTGATGTGCGATACGTACGCATGTGACATGCTCCTCGTTGGTGAAGTCAAAGCTGTCCACTTTATGTTTGAAGGAGTCTAATATTTCTCCATGCCGGGCCATGTCTGTGGCCAAGATCAGGGTAATGATGGCCTGTAAAGGGAGATGGAATCATCACAAATTCTGAAACCCCCTCCTGCCTTAGGCCAACTCAAAACATCTCGTGGTTAGTTGGAGAGACGGAAATGCAAAAAGACAAAGGCAGCaacccaaatgggaccctattcccaatatagtgcactacttctgtcAATAGGGGTGCACATGTAGGTAATAAAGTGCAAATTGGGATGCAGAAGAATCACTGTGCATTAGCCTAGGACACCACCTACCTGTCTGATCTGCTTGTAGGCCTCCAATTCGACGTTGGCGAATATGTTGCACTCGGGCAGCGAGAGGATCTGGAAGGCCACGGCGCAGTGATGGTTCTCCAGGGGAGATATATCGTTGTAACGCACGGCCAGCTCTGTGCGAGCGTTGATCTGGTACCTGACGAGCAAAATACACCTCTGTGACAGTTTGATTTATGCCTATGACCAGGAGTGTTCCTTGACAACATGACCTGACCAGGGAAGCCTATAATcactagggcccagagttttacCCTGGTCATGTTACATGGTTAGGAAGGAACTTCTAACTTTACATCATCAAACCTGGAAGTATAGATTGGACCATTTCCACAATGTAATAACATCAATGAAGAAGTTCCAGAACATCTCTTTGTGAATGAACACGTCAGTATTGTGTCTATCGTCAACATCTATTCGGAGACCTAGTGAATGCTGTAGAGCAGGGGGAACTGAGGCGCAGAGTAGGAACCTTTGGGCACTTACGTGTTGTTGTAGCCGGGGTGGTCCAGGTCGTGGCACACTGCAGCTGTCATGAGAATGCCCATGTCCGTCAGAGTCATCTTCTCCTGAGGAACACACACGGCACATGTTAGTCTCCTATAAATCTCTAGTACAAGGTGCCAGGAGATTTTCCTGACATcctgacctgaccaggaaaaaactctggaccctagttatagaccatgtgtgtctggtaaattgcatgtattatattatattagtaCAGTCGCTTCTTACCGGTAGGTTACACAGGTTAATCATGCCATACATcatctgactgacacagaagcagTGGCGGAAGTTGTGGAATGGGTTGCTGCGATAGTTCTCCTGAATGCCCAGCTGTGAGAAAGAAAGCTGTCAATCAAACTGGCCAAATAGTCATCAATACTCTTTGGTTCTCTTCTTTGAAGTTGTTGTTCCATATCAGTTGCATGTCCACTTGCACGTTGAGGTAATTGCTTTTATACAGTTCTACTTTTACCAGCCAGCGTTTGAGAGTGATGGGGTTCATGTTGAATTCCTTCACCAGTCCCAGGTCATGGTACATGTACTCCAAGCAGCTCAGCATCTAAACCACCGATCGAAGACAAAGTCAAAGGAATACTACAGAGCATCATCATAAGGCACAGCAAGTGCTCTATCTttaacttgattgctgacatgcaaaacattttgggattgGACTAATTaacaaaataccaaaatatagtttttgagtGTAGATATTCCTTTAAGTTCACAGTTTGagaaaacacttcaaaatgtttTACGACCAAAAATGTGATTATATATGCCTGGTTGGAAATATGATAGATATTAGATCTGAAACATCAAGAGAACAAACCTCATTGTGTTCCCAATGCCAGACATCGAATGTTGGCTTCTTCAGTGCTTCAATAGTCTCCTGGGATAAGGTGTACTGTAGAAATGAGCGAGAAATCACAGCATCAGTTCTAGGATTAATGATGTCAAAGTCATGAATATCTTTAGAtatgtgtagcctactgtatattACTAGAATCCCCTAATTCTGTACCTTTGGATAACTTGGGACGTCACGTCGGGGATTAAGCTTTTTCCCGTCGTCTGAGAAGTTGTACTTGCAGGGACAGTTCCCAACTCTGAAGAGATGCGAGCAAATACATCATATTTGTATCATCGATCTACTAGCTGTATGATTTCTCTAAATCACAACAACATTTTAAAACCATCATAAAAGTCTTACTATAGAATATCGTAAGAAATCTGGAGCATGGCTTGATGAGTGTCATTTATGTCAAAGGTCACCgtacctccctcctcctctggaTGTCATCTCATCTCGTAGTTTCTTTAGGTCATTTTTGCACTTCTCAATCTCCACCACCTTCAGTCCCTCCACTGTAACGACAGCACGACTGTTAGTACATAAAACGGGGAATCCAGTAACAGTGAagcaacacacacagaaacacagaaacacacacacacacacgaagagaGAAACACACATCGAAAGTTCAGTTAAAAAAAACCTTGCACGTACACTCCACTCTTTTCTCCAACATTGCCAGTCTGTTGGTCACCTCAGTTTTCAGCTCGTTGATTCGGAAAGCCCTGCAAAAAAATATGTGAAAGGGGTTTGTTTGAAAAGCCTCTGGTGTCATGGAAGTGTGTCTTCGGAAAAAGACTCAAGCGTAGCGCTTCTGTCTGCAGCGGAACATAAACGCACCAATTACCTGCTGAACTGCTCTGCCACCTGAGATAACACGTTCTGAAACATGTCCTCTTTATCTGTGGGCgcaaacaaacaagaaataaatcACCTTTAGTGATCACAATGCTACCTGTGAACATGAAGAAATGTTTAGTAGCCAGATCTGTTGTTTTTACATTGTTTTAACGTTTTGCTGTGATCGCTTTATGTGAGCTATGTGAGTAAAATTGAATTAAGGACTAAAAGGTAAAAGTCTAAAAAGTGTTTCTGAATTTGAAATATCATGTTGGTACTTCACCTCCTAGCTGACCGGTGGATAAAGAAATGACTTTGTACAAGGAGCTGTAAAACATGTCAGTGAGATTCCAACATCATTGTCTACATCACATTTGAAAATCATTTTTACACATCGTACAAATGCTAGGCATTCTTTGGATTAGCAACGGTCAGGAATTATTTTCTATGACCGAGATCaataaatatactgtatcatTGAGATTTGGTGATTAGTGGTAAAGGTGACGTGTTACTTGGGAGAGTTGGTAGGCATAGTAGGGTCTATGGACACCAGGGCCCCTTCAGGATCTACCATCATGATCGCAGTATTCCTATGGACGGGGAGCAACAAGAATAAATAATAAGGGTgtgttccaaatagcaccctattcccaaacggcactacttttgatcagggcacaaaagtagtgcactataccgGGTTCCAACCTACATTTCTTGTTAGCATTCTCTAAAACACACGCTAATAAGCTTGTCGTTCGGTGTTTACTTGTAGTTGACTTATCATTCATACAGCTCTGTCAGGATAGTGAGTCGATACATTTGTAGTGAACTTGAAACACAGGTTTTGTGTGTAATGCATACTTTAGACGGATGTGTGACTGCGGGGGAGTGGTGGGAGAGACGAGAAGGAGAAATGTCACTGACCTGGGGATGTTGGACGAGGAACAAAGAAGCTCCTTGATGTCACATGGGCTGCAGTGACGACTGAAAACCACCTGGAAAAAAGGCAGACGCGTGGTGAGAGTCGTTCGTGTCGCTCTACGCATCTCAAGCCACCTAAAACAGTCCGCTCTCTGCGAGAACTAAGTCTGTTATGTTAAAAAGAAAATCTGCAGTGTCTAAAGTGGAAAGAGTGGGGGAAGAaaacaattgtatttttttttaaatgtttttatttatcctttatttaaacagggaagTTACATTAAGATGCACATCTCTCTTTCACGTGAACCCTGTATGTTGAGAGTTAAGATGCCGAGGACTAAATCACAAAGGCATGCAGTTGAAGACGTGTGAGAACTAAACACTGTGTAGCCTACCCTTGTCAGGGACCAACCCAATCTCGTGGATAATACGACGACTCTAACAGCATACTAGCAACAAATCCTTGCGTCATCAACCCAGCGAGAGAGTTTGTATCGTTCTCTGTAAATCACGGCAATAGAAACAGAAATGCCAAAACGGATTATACATTTCATAAACAATGTCAGTTATGTAGTGGTATACTGACGGCACACATGTTCGTTTCATAGTGTGTCTGTCTGAAATGAATTGTCAAATAAAGTGCATCTAAGCTTGCGATGTTGGCTAGCCTCCAACAACCTGAAGACCTTTTGCACAAGCAGATGTAGTAGACAATCCCTCAAACTCTCGAGGCCTTGAATGGACATGTGTCACTTTCAGGTCTCTACTTGAAAAACTCTATGCCGCCATAACAACAGATGTTTGTGTAATCCCAAATATACTGGGTTTACTAAATGCCTAGCTCTATGTATCCAAAATCCAAGCAGACTTAAAGAAATAGGCAAGTCAGTGTTCAAAGGTAACAAAATCTGGTTGAGTCACTTGTGCTAAGTGGATAAAATATGAAGAGGGCATTGACAATTTTTATCCCTGAATGCATTCTAGGTTTAATGGGCCAAAGAAATTGGAGGACATATCCATTGGAGAAGCAGTTGCTTTTTGAAATGCTGCCAAATGCAACATTGCGATAGCACTGTTTGGTCATTAGATctgaagtttggacacacctactcattcaaggggttttctttacttttactattttctacattgtagaagaaaagtgaagacatcaaaactatgaaataacacatatggaatcatgtagtaaataaaaaagtgttaaacaaatccaaatatattttatatttgagattcttcaaagtagccaccctttgcctagatgacagctttgcacactcttggaattctctcaaccagcttcatggaatgcatttcaattaacaagtgtgccttgttaaaaaagttaatttgtggaatttctttccttaatgcgtttgagccaatcagttgtgttgtgacaaggtagggtggtgtacagaagatagacctatttggtaaactttgaaagtttcttcaagtgcactcgcaaaaaccatgaagtgctatgatgaaactggctctcatgaggaccgccacaggaaacgaagacccagagttacctctgctgcaaaggataagttcattagactttacagcctcagaaattgcagcccaaataaatgtttcacagaatTCAGGtaacacatctcaatatcaactgttcagagttgactgcgtgaatcaggccttcatggttgaaatgctgcaaagaaaccaataagGACACctataagaagagacttgcttgggccaagaaacacgagcaatggacctTAGACCGGTGgcaatctgtcctttggtctaatgagtccaaattggagatgtttggttccaaccgccgtgtctttgtgagactcagaataggtgaacagattatctctgcatgtgtggttcccaaagtgaagcatggaggaggaggtgtgatgctgagggggtgctttgctggtgacactgtctgtgatttatttagaattcaaggcacacttaaccagcatggccaccacagcattctgcagcggtaagccatcccatctggtttgtgtttagtgggactaacaattgtttttcaacaggacaatgacccaacacacctccaggctgcgtaagggctatcttgaccaagaaggagagtgatggagtgctgcatcagatgacctggcttccacaatcacccgacctcaacccaattgagatggtttgggatgagttggaccgtagagtgaaggaaaagcagccaacaaggacACAGAattgctgtcatcaaggcaaagtgtggcttctttgaatatattttgatttgtttaactctcttttgattactacatgattccatatgtgttatttcatagttttgatgtctacactattatttaacaatgtagaaaatagtacaaataaagaaaaaccctgaaatgagaaggtgtgtccaaacttttgactggtactgtatctgcaGAGAAACTTCAGCGCAATGTGCAATGTGAGCATCGAGCTCACCAATTTTTTTTTGaatgaaatggaattcaaataatttaacttcactagggtagggggcagcatttgga
It contains:
- the pde9al gene encoding high affinity cGMP-specific 3',5'-cyclic phosphodiesterase 9A — its product is MGSSSSSYAPKTIYLDVDGKVQKVVFSRHCSPCDIKELLCSSSNIPRNTAIMMVDPEGALVSIDPTMPTNSPNSLYKVISLSTGQLGDKEDMFQNVLSQVAEQFSRAFRINELKTEVTNRLAMLEKRVELEGLKVVEIEKCKNDLKKLRDEMTSRGGGRVGNCPCKYNFSDDGKKLNPRRDVPSYPKYTLSQETIEALKKPTFDVWHWEHNEMLSCLEYMYHDLGLVKEFNMNPITLKRWLLGIQENYRSNPFHNFRHCFCVSQMMYGMINLCNLPEKMTLTDMGILMTAAVCHDLDHPGYNNTYQINARTELAVRYNDISPLENHHCAVAFQILSLPECNIFANVELEAYKQIRQAIITLILATDMARHGEILDSFKHKVDSFDFTNEEHVTCLKMVLIKCCDISNEVRPTEVAEPWVDCLLEEYFMQSDREKTEGLPVAPFMDRDKVTKPTAQIGFIKFVLIPMFETVMKLFPQIEEIMVQPLRDSRDHYEELKQIDDAMTEGSGSRFMIQKFKKVMGRPDLRL